The genomic window AGCCTGGCTGTGTACGTCAAGCGCGTCCACGACCGGAACCGGTCCGGCTGGTTCCTGCTGATCCAGCTGATCCCCATTGTGGGGGCCATCTGGCTGATTGTTGAGGCAGGCTTTCTGAAAGGCACAGAAGGACCGAATCGTTTTGGTCCCGATCCCCTGGCAGGAACCCCCGGTATGCCCTCGGCACCGGCAAGGACTGTAACCACAGCCTGAACCTTTCCCGCGGGGATTTCCTTGGCAGAACAACCTTCTGGCGGAGACCCCCTCGGGGACCTGGGCAGGCGCCTTGAAAAGGCAAGGGAAGCTGCAGGCCTTGATACGCCTCCTTCCCCTGGCGCTTCAGGAAAGGCTACCGGGGCAGGCGCCAGAATCGGGATCGAGCTTGTCTCGGCTGTTCTGGTAGGCACCTTTCTGGGTCTGGGGCTGGACAGGTGGCTGGGGACAGAACCCTGGGGACTGGTTGTGTTCCTGTTCGCCGGCTGTATCGCCGGGATCCTGAACATCTTCAGGGCCTTCCGGCAGGTTCCGGTACAGGGAGAGGAAACAGGAAACAGGACGACAGGCAAGGACTGAAAGGATAAAAGGACGTGGCAGGACCGCTGGAACAGTTTCAGATCAGGCTTTACGAGCCCGCGCTCCATGTGGGCGGAATCAACGTTTCCTACAACACGTCCGCCCTGTTCATGACTATCGCTGTATTCCTGTCCTGTGCCCTGGTGTTCCTGGGCATGTCCGGAGGCAGGCTTGTCCCGGGGCGGTGGCAGTCGCTGGTGGAGTTCCTGTACGGCTTTGTCCGCAAGCTGGCCACGGATATCGCGGGGGAGAAAGTCCTTCCCTTCATGCCCATCCTGTTCTCGATCTTCCTGTTTGTCCTGCTGGGCAACCTGCTTGGCATGATTCCATATACCTTTACCTATACCAGCCATATCATCGTCACGTTCTCCCTGGCCCTGTTTGTCTTCCTGCTGGTCACCATCATCGGATTTGTCCGGCACGGGCTCCATTTCCTCAGTCTGTTTGTGCCGGCCGGCGTTCCCTGGGCCCTGGC from Pseudomonadota bacterium includes these protein-coding regions:
- a CDS encoding F0F1 ATP synthase subunit A, with amino-acid sequence MAGPLEQFQIRLYEPALHVGGINVSYNTSALFMTIAVFLSCALVFLGMSGGRLVPGRWQSLVEFLYGFVRKLATDIAGEKVLPFMPILFSIFLFVLLGNLLGMIPYTFTYTSHIIVTFSLALFVFLLVTIIGFVRHGLHFLSLFVPAGVPWALAPLVIVIELVSYFARPVSLSVRLAANMLAGHMMLKIFAGFSASLGLALGVTGYLVGILPIMMNIALTGFEIFVAVLQAYVFTLLSCVYLRDALELH
- a CDS encoding AtpZ/AtpI family protein; amino-acid sequence: MAEQPSGGDPLGDLGRRLEKAREAAGLDTPPSPGASGKATGAGARIGIELVSAVLVGTFLGLGLDRWLGTEPWGLVVFLFAGCIAGILNIFRAFRQVPVQGEETGNRTTGKD
- a CDS encoding DUF805 domain-containing protein, producing MDLKWFYFSFKGRIGRKQFWLYGVLLFMLFYMAALIPLMAVQYALGAEPPGAYVGYALFAVVYVIMVWASLAVYVKRVHDRNRSGWFLLIQLIPIVGAIWLIVEAGFLKGTEGPNRFGPDPLAGTPGMPSAPARTVTTA